CGGTGGTGGTGCGTTCCTTGAGTTTCTTGAAGGGAAGACGTTACCCGCTGTCGCGGTACTTGAAGAAAAAAATAAATAGATTAAGCGCGAATAATAATAAAAATGGCTTAATTCGGCGGTATAACCATTACTTACATGCATAGCAGGTAAAGTTATCGCCATAAAAACAAAATGAGCTGCGCTTTTAACAGCAATCATAAGCGCAGCCTTTAAATCGGTAACGATTTTACTGACGATACAGTGACGTACGTCGGCACATAATTATAAACCCTACACCTGCCCATAGTGGCAGATACAATACGAAAGGAGTGTTGCAATGGCATCACAAGCTCAGCAGGCAATGCTGGATAAATTAAAGACGCAAACCGGTTTTATTGCAGCGTTAGATCAAAGCGGTGGCAGTACACCAAAAGCACTACGTCTTTACGGCATCGAAGAATCTGAATACAGCTCAGATGAAGAGATGTTTAACCTTGTTCACGAAATGCGTACTCGCATTATCACCAGCACCCCTTTTAGCGGCGAACGCGTACTTGGCGCTATCTTGTTTGAAAATACCCTCGACAGAGAAATTGAAGGCATGTCTACTGCACATTACTTATGGCAGAAAAAGCGTGTGATTCCGTTTTTGAAAGTGGATAAAGGGTTAGCAGAAGAGAGTAACGGCGTACAGGTTATGAAACCAATGCCTGGCTTAGATGCATTGTTGGCAAAAGCAGTAGCGCAGGACGTATTTGGTACTAAAATGCGCAGCGTTGTAAAGCTAGCTAACCATCAAGGCATTAAAGACGTTGTAGCACAGCAATTTGAAGTAGGTAAACAAATTCTAGCTGCTGGATTGGTGCCCATTATCGAACCAGAAGTCGATATTCACAGCCCACAAAAAGCAGAAGCAGAAGCATTGCTTAAACTTGAAATCCTTACGCAGCTTAACCTTTTGAACGAAGGCCAAGAGGTTATGTTGAAACTGACGCTGCCAACAGAAGCGAACTTCTACAAAGAGCTTGTAGATCACCCTCGAGTGCTTAAAGTAGTTGCACTTTCTGGCGGATATAGCCGAGAAGAAGCAAACGCTAAATTGTCTGAAAACCAAGGTATGATCGCGAGCTTTTCTCGTGCGCTTACACAAGGTGTTTCAGCACAACAGACACAGGAAGAGTTTGAAGCCACATTAGATGACGCTATTGAAGGTATTTACCAAGCGTCTAAGTCTTAACACTTATAGTTGTCGCTAAAGGGAAGAGAAACACTCTTCTCTTTAGCTTATAGATAGGCTTTTAGCGGCGCAGTCACTGAGCAGTAAAATTAAATTGTTCAAAAAAGCCGATAGCCTCTTCTTTATCAAACCTAATCTCCCTCTCTTCTATAGCGCAAAGCGCGTCCTTCACATTGTCAAAAAAGGCGAAAGGAACTTCAGCTAGTTCGTAACACAAGCTTATTTGCTGCTTAATGGTAAGCATAATATCGGTATCAAGGATCACCACAGCCAAAAACGATAGGCCGCGACGCTTTCTTATGCGAGTTTGTTTTACAAAGATGTCGAAAGTAGATGGCGGCATAATACTTTCACCATACAAACAGCTTACTTGTGCCCATTGTGAGCCTTCCTCAAATTGTGAGATGTTAGAAGCCATTCGGACGACACCGTTTTTCATGGTCTCGTCATTCCATGGACCTCGTGCCGAAAAGAGTAATAGTTGGTGTGTGACAAAGGTTTCAAATTCACCATGTGGATTGTTCATTCAGCTTACTTCGCTTTCTGATCATACTAAAACGTTAGCATGTGCAATCAACTGCGCAACTATCCATTGGGCTAATAAACCTTCTATCGTCTTTCTCTGTAAGCTCACCGCTTATTGCTAACCTCATTAATTTATTCATTAATATATGTACTGATACAACAAGTCTTGAACAATAATAAAAAGTAGGGTTTTTATGAGCTCGATAGTAAATAAACACACTGAGACACATCGAAATTTGTCTTCAGTTTTGGCCAACTATATTGCGGGCATCGCACTTAGTACATGCGCATTATCCACAACACTGGCTTTTGCCAACGATGATGCAATACCTGCAGATGAGAGTAATGTGGTAAAAAAGCATTACTTCCAATCTGAAGATATTTTCAATCTTGAGTATGTAAGCGAGGCGCGCGTATCACCTAATGGTGAGCAGGTGGTTTATGTCCGTCGTTCTAATGAAATAATGACAGATAGTACGCGCTC
The DNA window shown above is from Alteromonas sp. KC3 and carries:
- a CDS encoding fructose bisphosphate aldolase; the encoded protein is MASQAQQAMLDKLKTQTGFIAALDQSGGSTPKALRLYGIEESEYSSDEEMFNLVHEMRTRIITSTPFSGERVLGAILFENTLDREIEGMSTAHYLWQKKRVIPFLKVDKGLAEESNGVQVMKPMPGLDALLAKAVAQDVFGTKMRSVVKLANHQGIKDVVAQQFEVGKQILAAGLVPIIEPEVDIHSPQKAEAEALLKLEILTQLNLLNEGQEVMLKLTLPTEANFYKELVDHPRVLKVVALSGGYSREEANAKLSENQGMIASFSRALTQGVSAQQTQEEFEATLDDAIEGIYQASKS